A window from Dysidea avara chromosome 2, odDysAvar1.4, whole genome shotgun sequence encodes these proteins:
- the LOC136246657 gene encoding uncharacterized protein: MDEAQRLRVKRRGLRGSITKLMGKVEGVFTTELETVNTESVPESRRILTSTTAEQLKSKLAQIAELDEAIAKTIQGEEDLETEICDADTYQSNAEQQIALLVEFVKKASQLPRTQPPTPPPSEDDQPRLMSSETVAIPDNEVTAATLSETEVVKKPVHSKAASPTQVSGHTVDTNEHNRGMQQTYTRLPKLPLQTFDGQPLQWQSFWDSFTAGVDSNPCLTPGQKLNYLRSQLQGDAARVIGGFPLCDKNYKHCVTLLKERYGQEYKLVDAHMEAILHVSTPSNSLSSLQSFYDTLQNHIRALTALGTPPEDYGPMLTKVVQGKLPSDIKMRMARDHYDSKWTHDTLLDGILKEIRIFEAGQHAGKFNASRTSPLTTTGSFHTATQRTSHSKKADTACAFCKGSHRTSLCTSVTSAKDRLAIVRSAGLCFNCLARHKVSQCTSKFSCKHCHKKHHTSLCQAITTTKEPTQSVQPPTDKPATDGTTSQTETSSPPNQTTNITTPTGQYTTVTSPPLSALHTSICLLKTAIADISAGITTVEGHILFDEGAQRSFITEELADTLQLQPTRHEVIAVSTFGAQVSTPKKFAVATIRIHTMDGGQIPVSVLVVPKLAAPVRNSIRAHLNHLPYLSGLTLAHPVTSDENFRISVLIGADHYWEFIEDQVVRGDGPTAVKSRLGYLLSGPLPVSQSVETTSLHISALSCITHSEEVPLNTLWQIESMGTTPVAQDPDANFMQEYMATKITSQPDGAYSLKFPWKNAHPPLPTNYAVYARRTRSMAQRLSKTPHLLQLYNAIITDQETRGFIERVNHHCEQGSVHYIPHHPVRKESSTTPIRIVYDCSCKQSSDSPSLNDCLHPGPPFLNDLGGILLRFRQHSVAFSSDIEKAFLQVHLDIEDRDFTRFLWLSDPTDTNSSFATFRFKVVLFGATCSPFMLSATLTYHLMQSNTSVSKDLLRNLYVDNVVSGCQTETESLDYFMSSRSILGSATFNLRSWASNCAQLRIAAEDHKVAEKDNPVKVLGLWWDTQSDLIYPSPKPDVSSFIAASTKREILKWASTIFDPLGFITPVTISTKIFLRNLWQQEIGWDTKLTDELYTTWSKISFDVTQATTISFPRQCTPLPPTSDITTLHIFADASPQAYGAVVYMLQGTHSTIVMSKSRAAPLRPHSLPRLELMAAVVAS; the protein is encoded by the coding sequence ATGGACGAAGCTCAGCGTCTCCGTGTGAAGCGGCGTGGCCTTCGAGGAAGCATTACGAAGTTGATGGGGAAAGTTGAAGGCGTGTTTACCACTGAACTGGAAACCGTGAATACAGAATCTGTGCCGGAATCACGAAGAATACTAACGTCCACAACAGCAGAACAGCTGAAATCAAAACTCGCTCAGATAGCAGAACTTGATGAAGCCATTGCTAAAACCATTCAAGGAGAGGAAGACCTTGAAACGGAAATCTGTGACGCTGACACCTACCAGAGTAATGCGGAGCAACAGATAGCACTTTTGGTGGAATTTGTTAAGAAGGCCAGTCAGTTACCAAGAACACAaccccccacccccccaccctcAGAGGATGACCAACCACGTCTGATGTCTTCAGAGACAGTAGCAATACCAGATAATGAAGTGACCGCAGCTACACTATCCGAGACTGAAGTTGTCAAAAAGCCAGTTCACTCCAAAGCAGCTTCACCCACACAAGTGAGTGGTCACACAGTAGACACTAATGAACACAACAGAGGCATGCAACAGACCTACACAAGGCTTCCCAAATTGCCACTTCAAACCTTTGATGGCCAACCCCTACAGTGGCAATCATTTTGGGATTCATTTACTGCGGGAGTAGATTCAAACCCATGCCTCACTCCGGGCCAGAAGCTGAACTATTTGCGATCACAATTACAAGGAGATGCTGCACGTGTCATTGGTGGGTTCCCACTGTGTGACAAGAACTATAAACACTGTGTTACCTTGTTGAAGGAGAGGTATGGCCAAGAATATAAATTAGTGGACGCCCACATGGAAGCCATACTACATGTGTCAACACCATCAAATAGTTTGTCCAGTCTTCAAAGTTTTTATGACACATTGCAGAATCACATTAGAGCTCTTACAGCACTAGGCACCCCACCAGAAGACTATGGGCCTATGTTAACTAAAGTTGTACAGGGTAAACTACCATCTGACATCAAGATGCGTATGGCCCGTGACCACTATGACTCAAAGTGGACTCATGACACACTGCTAGATGGCATCTTGAAGGAAATCAGAATTTTTGAAGCTGGCCAACACGCAGGAAAGTTCAACGCTTCTAGAACAAGTCCCTTAACAACTACAGGCTCATTTCACACGGCCACGCAGAGGACCTCTCATTCTAAGAAGGCAGACACTGCTTGTGCGTTTTGCAAGGGTTCACACCGAACCAGTTTGTGCACCTCTGTTACTAGTGCCAAAGATCGACTTGCCATAGTACGAAGTGCTGGATTGTGTTTTAATTGCTTGGCTCGCCACAAGGTGTCCCAGTGCACATCGAAATTTAGTTGCAAACACTGCCACAAGAAACACCATACAAGCCTCTGCCAAGCCATAACCACTACTAAGGAACCAACACAGTCAGTCCAGCCTCCTACAGACAAGCCAGCCACTGATGGGACTACCAGTCAGACAGAAACCAGTTCACCTCCCAATCAGACAACCAATATTACAACACCTACTGGTCAGTACACTACTGTGACATCCCCACCTTTGTCTGCATTACATACCAGTATTTGCCTTCTGAAGACAGCCATTGCAGACATCTCAGCTGGCATTACAACTGTCGAAGGACATATCCTTTTCGATGAAGGAGCCCAACGATCCTTCATTACTGAAGAACTTGCTGATACTCTCCAACTTCAGCCAACCAGACATGAAGTTATCGCAGTATCCACCTTTGGTGCACAAGTCTCCACACCGAAGAAGTTTGCTGTTGCAACAATTCGTATCCATACGATGGATGGTGGCCAGATTCCTGTCTCCGTCCTTGTCGTGCCGAAGCTAGCAGCTCCAGTTCGCAACTCCATTCGTGCTCACCTGAATCACCTTCCCTACCTTAGTGGACTCACATTAGCTCATCCAGTTACTAGCGATGAGAATTTTCGCATTTCGGTTCTCATCGGAGCTGATCATTACTGGGAGTTCATTGAAGATCAAGTAGTACGCGGTGATGGTCCAACTGCAGTCAAGTCACGACTGGGATATCTACTCTCGGGGCCACTCCCAGTATCTCAGTCAGTTGAGACCACCAGTCTCCATATTTCAGCACTCTCCTGCATCACTCATTCAGAAGAAGTTCCACTTAACACCTTGTGGCAAATAGAGTCTATGGGCACAACACCAGTGGCACAAGATCCAGATGCTAATTTCATGCAGGAATACATGGCAACGAAGATCACCTCACAACCAGATGGAGCCTATAGCCTTAAGTTTCCGTGGAAGAATGCCCATCCTCCACTCCCTACTAACTATGCTGTATATGCTCGCAGAACCAGGTCTATGGCCCAACGTTTATCGAAGACACCACACCTTTTACAGCTGTACAATGCTATCATCACAGACCAGGAAACAAGAGGATTCATTGAAAGAGTCAATCATCATTGTGAGCAAGGCTCAGTTCATTACATCCCACACCACCCCGTCAGAAAGGAGTCCTCCACCACCCCCATACGCATTGTGTACGATTGCAGCTGTAAACAATCATCTGATTCTCCGAGCCTAAACGATTGTCTTCATCCTGGGCCACCGTTTCTCAACGACCTTGGGGGAATCCTCCTTCGCTTTAGGCAACACAGTGTGGCATTCTCTTCTGATATTGAAAAGGCTTTTTTGCAAGTACACCTGGACATTGAGGATAGAGACTTCACCAGGTTCCTTTGGCTCTCTGACCCAACTGATACTAACAGTTCATTTGCGACCTTCAGATTCAAAGTTGTGTTATTTGGGGCCACCTGCTCCCCGTTCATGCTCAGTGCCACTCTTACCTACCACCTGATGCAGAGTAATACCAGTGTATCTAAAGACCTCCTTCGAAATTTGTATGTTGACAATGTGGTCTCTGGCTGCCAAACAGAGACCGAATCCCTGGATTACTTCATGTCATCAAGGTCCATATTAGGCAGTGCCACCTTTAATCTACGCTCATGGGCCTCCAACTGTGCTCAGCTCAGAATTGCAGCCGAAGATCACAAAGTTGCTGAAAAGGACAACCCTGTCAAAGTGCTTGGCCTGTGGTGGGATACACAATCTGATCTCATCTACCCATCACCCAAACCTGATGTCAGTTCCTTTATTGCCGCTAGCACTAAGCGAGAGATTCTGAAATGGGCCTCTACCATTTTTGATCCGTTGGGATTCATTACTCCTGTCACTATCTCAACGAAGATATTCTTACGTAACCTGTGGCAACAAGAAATAGGCTGGGATACAAAGCTGACTGATGAGCTTTACACAACGTGGTCGAAGATTTCATTTGATGTCACTCAAGCTACTACAATATCATTTCCTCGACAGTGTACCCCCCTGCCACCAACATCGGACATAACAACACTACACATTTTTGCAGATGCTAGCCCTCAGGCATACGGAGCAGTTGTATACATGCTACAGGGCACACACTCTACCATTGTAATGTCAAAGTCTAGAGCAGCTCCCCTAAGACCACACTCCCTTCCTAGACTGGAATTAATGGCAGCAGTTGTCGCTTCATGA